In Nitrospira sp., a single window of DNA contains:
- a CDS encoding DUF2282 domain-containing protein: MIHSALLVALSLAGAEAANAAPKMAEMPAGWEACGGVAKAGMNDCAVKTSLHSCVGQSKTDNEADSYVFLPKGLCAKIAKGAVLPITKDDLAKMKEMMMKKM, encoded by the coding sequence ATGATTCATTCCGCACTGTTGGTGGCCTTGAGTCTTGCAGGCGCCGAAGCCGCGAATGCCGCACCGAAGATGGCGGAAATGCCGGCCGGCTGGGAGGCTTGCGGGGGCGTGGCCAAGGCGGGCATGAACGATTGCGCGGTCAAGACCAGCCTCCATTCCTGTGTGGGCCAGTCCAAGACCGACAATGAGGCCGATTCCTATGTGTTCCTGCCGAAAGGATTGTGCGCGAAGATCGCGAAGGGCGCCGTGTTGCCCATTACGAAAGACGATCTGGCGAAGATGAAAGAAATGATGATGAAGAAGATGTAG
- a CDS encoding DUF692 domain-containing protein → MSVQHPAPIPAQAGIGLRAHHFREILDAPPPVAWMETYPENYFGDGGAPLRILERIRARYPLSFHGVGLSLGSTDPMDHAHIGKLNALIDRFEPAFVSEHLSWSSVGGRFFNDLLPLPYTAESLDHICARIDEAQNLLKRPLLIENITRYLTWQDSPISEGAFLSEMAGRTGCGILLDLNNVYVNAVNFHTDPLDMLMAIPAEAVWEIHLAGFDRFGRMLIDTHGQPVYPEVWGLYEWTIHHFGPRPTLIEWDTNLPPLSVLVEQATQADAILGACHVTTA, encoded by the coding sequence ATGTCTGTTCAACATCCCGCCCCGATCCCGGCACAGGCCGGGATCGGACTGCGGGCACATCATTTTCGTGAAATTCTGGACGCGCCGCCGCCGGTCGCTTGGATGGAAACCTATCCGGAGAATTATTTCGGCGATGGCGGCGCGCCCCTGCGCATCCTCGAACGCATCAGAGCCCGATACCCGCTGAGCTTTCACGGCGTCGGCTTGTCGTTAGGCTCCACTGATCCGATGGACCATGCCCATATCGGCAAACTGAACGCCTTGATCGATCGCTTCGAGCCGGCATTCGTGTCGGAACATCTGTCTTGGAGTTCCGTCGGCGGTCGCTTCTTCAACGATCTCTTGCCGCTTCCCTATACCGCAGAGAGTCTCGACCATATTTGCGCCAGGATCGACGAAGCCCAGAATCTGTTGAAGCGCCCCTTGCTGATCGAGAATATCACTCGGTATCTGACCTGGCAGGATTCGCCGATTTCTGAAGGCGCCTTCCTGTCCGAGATGGCCGGGAGAACCGGCTGCGGCATTCTGCTCGATCTCAACAACGTTTACGTCAACGCCGTCAACTTCCATACTGATCCGCTGGATATGCTGATGGCGATTCCGGCTGAGGCCGTCTGGGAGATCCATCTGGCGGGATTCGATCGCTTCGGTCGCATGCTGATCGATACCCACGGTCAGCCCGTGTACCCGGAAGTCTGGGGCCTGTATGAGTGGACGATCCACCACTTCGGCCCGCGCCCGACGTTGATTGAGTGGGATACCAATCTCCCGCCGCTGTCCGTACTGGTCGAGCAAGCCACACAGGCGGATGCCATTCTGGGGGCATGCCATGTCACGACTGCGTGA
- a CDS encoding putative DNA-binding domain-containing protein, with translation MSRLREQQQAFGEAIVEGKSHAATAAMAADGLALRSVALYRRLIRNNYTQVLKITYPVLHRFTGDCYFGVLARGYIKKYPSTSGDLFFYGRHLPAWLQQIDAPLLLIALARLEWACHEVYQAADSSSLSSDQLQAMVSADPSRVRVQFHQTARFQSFPVPVHRVWLALQPGASPDDVVDLPLPEEQTGVIVTRSDGKVQVTPLAWLDYRVAEVLSQGADVASIEQMALEFEPEFDFAKLMTTLLSLHVIAGCSVEEDR, from the coding sequence ATGTCACGACTGCGTGAACAACAGCAAGCCTTTGGCGAGGCGATCGTCGAAGGGAAGTCCCATGCGGCCACGGCAGCGATGGCGGCGGATGGGTTAGCTCTACGAAGCGTGGCGCTCTACCGCCGGCTGATTCGTAACAACTATACTCAGGTGCTGAAGATCACCTATCCAGTGCTGCATCGGTTTACCGGCGACTGCTATTTCGGTGTGCTCGCGCGCGGGTATATCAAGAAATATCCCTCGACCAGCGGCGATCTGTTTTTCTATGGACGCCACCTCCCGGCCTGGCTGCAACAGATCGACGCTCCCTTGCTCCTCATCGCGCTGGCACGGCTCGAATGGGCCTGTCACGAGGTGTATCAAGCGGCGGATTCGTCCTCGCTGTCTTCTGACCAACTGCAGGCCATGGTCTCGGCGGATCCCTCGCGCGTCAGGGTCCAGTTTCATCAGACTGCGCGGTTCCAGTCCTTTCCCGTACCAGTCCATCGAGTTTGGCTGGCACTGCAACCGGGCGCATCGCCGGACGATGTCGTCGACTTGCCGCTTCCTGAGGAACAGACCGGCGTCATCGTAACGCGAAGCGACGGGAAGGTGCAGGTGACGCCGCTGGCCTGGCTGGACTATCGGGTGGCAGAAGTCTTGTCGCAAGGCGCCGATGTGGCGTCGATCGAGCAGATGGCGTTGGAGTTCGAGCCTGAGTTCGATTTCGCCAAATTGATGACCACTCTGCTGAGCCTGCATGTGATTGCCGGATGTTCCGTAGAGGAGGATCGATGA
- a CDS encoding DoxX family protein: MIRHQSLSRRAVDCAVPAYLRLVQGLEALIPLFDLSVRLYLANIFWKGGMVKLSSWMSTVMLFTMVYDVPVLPPEMAAYLSTAVELGGSFLLAIGLAGRWAALSLFGLNIVAALSYGQLSEAALQEAFYWGVLFLYLVLHGPGLISVDALLDRFYRRRRAMSIANETVYKQPVPHNA, encoded by the coding sequence ATGATACGCCACCAGAGCCTGTCGAGACGCGCGGTCGATTGTGCCGTGCCAGCCTATCTGCGACTGGTGCAGGGGCTGGAGGCGCTGATTCCCCTGTTCGACCTCTCCGTCCGCCTGTACCTTGCGAACATCTTTTGGAAAGGCGGGATGGTCAAGCTTTCCAGTTGGATGTCCACCGTGATGCTCTTCACCATGGTCTACGATGTGCCCGTCCTGCCGCCCGAAATGGCGGCCTACCTGTCCACGGCCGTTGAACTCGGTGGCTCGTTTCTGCTGGCGATCGGCCTGGCCGGACGATGGGCGGCCCTCTCGCTCTTCGGACTGAACATCGTCGCCGCGCTCTCCTATGGCCAGCTGTCCGAGGCCGCGTTGCAAGAGGCCTTCTATTGGGGAGTTCTGTTTCTGTACCTCGTCCTGCATGGACCGGGGTTGATCTCAGTAGATGCCTTGCTGGATCGCTTCTATCGGCGAAGGCGCGCCATGAGCATTGCCAATGAAACTGTATACAAACAGCCCGTCCCTCACAATGCGTGA
- the soxC gene encoding sulfite dehydrogenase: MSSPDQEKSDPSNRETPEEEPVGRRIWLTRAVSAMGLTAAGWIAPSLLPAVEQNHTDPTRIPGRMPSPYGSRASTETTQRLTTATHSLTPHQSLHGIITPSALHFERHHNGVPAIDSDRHRLLIHGLVERPLSFSINNLMRFPSVTRTMFIECSGNSGKEWKGPTGKTVQETHGLMSTSEWTGVPLATVLTEAGIKPDATWVLAEGSDAAVMTRSLPLADVLKDALLCYGQNGEALRPEQGYPLRLVIPGWEGNTCIKWLRRLKLGAAPFMTREETSRYTDLMPDGAARQFTFVMEAKSVITSPSGGQRIEPGFVEIRGLAWSGRGLVKAVEVSTDGGQTWQPAQLQEPVLSHCHTRFRFGWRWDGEETILQSRCTDDSGYVQPTRAALVAARGVHSSYHYNAIQSWKVGRDGQVTNVHV, from the coding sequence ATGAGCTCACCCGATCAAGAGAAGTCCGATCCTTCGAATCGAGAAACACCAGAAGAGGAACCCGTCGGCCGGCGGATATGGTTGACTCGCGCCGTTTCGGCAATGGGCCTCACAGCCGCTGGCTGGATCGCCCCGTCGCTGCTACCGGCCGTGGAACAGAACCACACCGATCCCACGCGGATCCCGGGCCGCATGCCCAGCCCCTATGGCTCCCGCGCATCGACAGAAACCACCCAGCGCCTGACTACCGCGACCCATTCTCTGACGCCGCACCAATCCTTGCACGGCATCATCACCCCCTCCGCACTGCACTTCGAGCGCCACCACAACGGCGTGCCGGCCATCGATTCCGATCGCCACCGGCTCCTGATTCATGGACTGGTCGAACGGCCGCTCAGCTTTTCCATAAACAATCTCATGCGGTTCCCTTCCGTGACGCGCACGATGTTCATTGAATGCTCCGGCAACTCGGGGAAAGAGTGGAAAGGTCCGACGGGGAAAACGGTCCAAGAGACGCATGGGCTCATGAGCACCAGCGAGTGGACGGGCGTGCCGCTTGCGACGGTGTTGACGGAGGCAGGCATCAAGCCGGACGCTACCTGGGTACTGGCCGAAGGCAGCGATGCCGCCGTCATGACGCGCAGCCTGCCGCTGGCGGACGTGCTGAAGGACGCACTCCTCTGCTATGGGCAAAATGGCGAGGCGCTTAGGCCTGAGCAAGGCTATCCGCTCCGGCTGGTGATCCCCGGCTGGGAAGGCAACACCTGCATCAAGTGGTTGCGACGGCTCAAACTCGGCGCCGCGCCCTTCATGACACGCGAGGAAACGTCGCGCTATACCGATCTCATGCCGGATGGCGCCGCTCGGCAATTTACCTTCGTCATGGAAGCCAAGTCGGTCATCACGAGTCCGTCGGGTGGCCAGCGGATCGAGCCGGGCTTCGTCGAGATTCGTGGGCTTGCCTGGAGCGGGCGGGGCTTGGTGAAAGCGGTTGAAGTCAGCACGGACGGAGGACAGACCTGGCAGCCGGCGCAGCTCCAAGAACCGGTGCTTTCACACTGTCACACGCGCTTCCGGTTTGGATGGCGTTGGGACGGCGAAGAAACGATCCTGCAAAGCCGCTGCACTGATGACAGCGGCTATGTCCAGCCGACCAGAGCCGCGCTCGTCGCTGCCAGGGGAGTCCATTCGTCGTATCACTACAATGCGATTCAGAGTTGGAAAGTGGGGCGAGACGGACAGGTGACGAATGTACACGTCTAA
- a CDS encoding c-type cytochrome has translation MYTSNTASRLLSALGLFLLLGGVARAEEPPLYGFGRMATPAEISAWNIDIDPTGAGLPPGRGTVPQGAGIYANKCAICHGPTGTEGPKDRLVGGHGSLATDQPIKTIGSYWPYATTLYDYIYRAMPLTAPQSLTPDESYSVVAWLLHQNGIVPADAVIDAQTLPRVTMPNRAGFVSDPQPDVPFR, from the coding sequence ATGTACACGTCTAATACAGCCTCGCGCCTGCTATCAGCCCTCGGATTGTTTTTGCTTCTTGGTGGAGTTGCTAGGGCTGAGGAGCCGCCGTTGTATGGATTTGGACGCATGGCCACCCCTGCAGAAATCAGCGCATGGAATATCGACATCGATCCGACCGGGGCAGGGTTGCCGCCAGGCCGGGGGACCGTTCCACAAGGAGCAGGCATCTACGCAAACAAGTGCGCCATCTGCCACGGACCAACCGGCACCGAAGGGCCCAAGGATCGACTGGTCGGCGGCCACGGTTCGCTGGCCACAGACCAGCCCATCAAAACCATCGGCAGCTACTGGCCCTATGCGACGACTCTGTACGACTATATCTATCGCGCCATGCCGTTGACGGCGCCACAATCCCTGACGCCTGACGAGAGCTATTCGGTCGTCGCCTGGCTGTTGCATCAAAACGGCATCGTCCCCGCCGACGCCGTGATCGATGCGCAGACACTTCCGCGCGTCACGATGCCCAATCGTGCGGGGTTCGTCTCGGACCCACAACCAGATGTGCCGTTTCGCTGA
- a CDS encoding DUF3047 domain-containing protein: MISIAFLVAAGTILGEPNFLQAESPARVEIGTFSAATPDGPWPNGWKPLTFPKISQHTTYRLVKDSDRVAVKAASQASSSGLTKEILIDPKEYPIIQWQWKVSNILKAGDVAKKEGDDYPARLYVTFQYDSQEVGLFGKAKYEAARLIYGQYPPLGAINYIWESRAPVGTTVPNPYTDQVHMIVVESGPAKRDIWITEERNVYEDYKRAFGQDPPMISGVAIMTDTDNTGESAEAYYGDIAFKKRVE; encoded by the coding sequence ATGATCAGCATCGCATTTCTGGTTGCCGCCGGTACGATTCTCGGTGAGCCGAATTTCCTGCAAGCTGAATCCCCAGCGAGAGTAGAGATCGGCACGTTTTCTGCGGCAACGCCGGATGGGCCTTGGCCCAACGGCTGGAAGCCACTCACCTTTCCGAAGATCTCCCAGCACACGACGTACCGCCTCGTGAAAGACAGCGACCGCGTCGCCGTCAAAGCAGCCAGTCAGGCCTCCTCTTCGGGACTGACGAAAGAAATTCTGATCGATCCGAAGGAATATCCGATCATTCAATGGCAGTGGAAAGTCTCGAATATCTTGAAGGCCGGGGACGTGGCCAAGAAAGAAGGAGACGATTACCCCGCCCGCCTCTATGTCACCTTCCAATACGACAGCCAGGAAGTCGGGCTCTTCGGCAAGGCAAAATACGAAGCGGCCAGGCTGATCTATGGCCAATATCCGCCGCTGGGCGCCATCAACTATATCTGGGAAAGCCGCGCGCCGGTAGGCACCACGGTGCCGAATCCCTATACCGATCAAGTCCACATGATCGTGGTAGAAAGCGGGCCGGCCAAACGCGACATCTGGATTACCGAAGAGCGCAATGTCTATGAAGACTACAAGCGGGCGTTCGGCCAAGACCCGCCGATGATTTCCGGCGTGGCGATCATGACGGATACGGACAATACCGGTGAGTCAGCCGAGGCCTACTATGGGGATATCGCGTTCAAGAAGAGGGTGGAGTAG
- a CDS encoding mercuric reductase: MSAPEKTVSSNVMLPDDEHNQRLINYVHPPNWVNPTPTGQYNLVVIGGGTAGLVTAAIAAGLGAKVALIERHLMGGDCLNVGCVPSKALIRASRAWADVRKGEEFGIHFPGAAKEDFPAVMTRMRTLRAQLSRTDSAQRFTGLGVDVYLGQAQFTSAQTVQVGSATLDFAKAVICTGARASAPPIPGLQEAGYLTNETIFSLTELPARLAIIGAGPIGCELAQAFARFGSQVYLIEALHGIMPNEDRDAADLVEQALVRDGVTLFCCGKELTIQKTETGKRLTGGSHGRAYDITVDHILVGAGRKPNVDGLGLEAAGVDYDKTGVTVNDHLRTTNPNIYAAGDICSRYKFTHAADAMAQIVIQSALFPHPFGLGTARVSSLVIPWATYTDPEIAHVGLYEAEAKEKGHKVETFTHRLDEVDRAVLDGEAEGFAKVHVEAGTDRILGATIVAAHAGDLINEFTLAMNAGLGLKTLASTIHPYPTQGEVVKRVANAWRKTTFTSRQKNILSKWFSWTRK; the protein is encoded by the coding sequence ATGAGCGCGCCTGAGAAGACTGTTTCTTCCAACGTGATGCTACCCGACGATGAACATAATCAACGCTTGATCAACTACGTCCATCCACCAAATTGGGTGAACCCGACACCGACTGGTCAATATAACCTGGTGGTCATTGGAGGTGGAACGGCCGGACTCGTGACGGCGGCCATTGCGGCCGGCCTAGGGGCAAAAGTCGCACTGATCGAACGGCACCTCATGGGCGGCGACTGCTTGAACGTCGGATGCGTGCCCTCCAAAGCCTTAATCCGGGCCTCGCGTGCTTGGGCTGATGTTCGAAAAGGTGAGGAGTTCGGCATCCACTTCCCTGGCGCGGCGAAGGAGGATTTCCCCGCCGTCATGACGCGCATGCGGACACTGCGCGCCCAACTCAGCCGGACGGATTCGGCTCAGCGGTTTACCGGCCTGGGCGTCGATGTATACCTGGGCCAGGCGCAATTCACCAGCGCGCAGACCGTGCAGGTCGGCAGCGCGACATTAGACTTCGCCAAGGCCGTCATCTGCACCGGCGCACGGGCCTCCGCGCCACCCATCCCAGGACTACAAGAGGCGGGCTATTTGACCAACGAAACCATCTTTTCGTTAACCGAGCTGCCGGCGAGGCTGGCGATCATTGGAGCAGGGCCCATCGGCTGTGAGCTGGCGCAAGCCTTTGCCCGGTTCGGTAGTCAGGTGTACCTCATTGAGGCGTTACACGGGATCATGCCGAATGAAGATCGCGATGCGGCGGACCTTGTCGAGCAAGCCCTGGTTCGCGACGGGGTGACCTTATTCTGTTGCGGCAAGGAGTTGACGATCCAGAAGACGGAGACCGGCAAGCGGCTGACGGGCGGTTCGCATGGCCGGGCGTATGACATTACGGTCGACCACATACTCGTGGGCGCAGGGCGTAAGCCGAACGTGGACGGTCTTGGCTTGGAGGCTGCCGGTGTTGACTACGACAAGACGGGCGTCACGGTCAACGACCATCTCCGCACGACCAATCCGAATATCTATGCGGCCGGGGATATTTGCTCCCGCTACAAGTTTACGCATGCGGCGGACGCCATGGCTCAGATCGTCATTCAGAGCGCGCTCTTTCCCCATCCCTTCGGGCTCGGCACAGCACGGGTCAGTTCGCTGGTCATTCCCTGGGCAACCTACACCGATCCGGAGATCGCCCACGTCGGCCTCTACGAAGCTGAGGCGAAGGAGAAGGGGCACAAGGTGGAGACGTTCACGCATCGCTTAGACGAGGTGGACCGGGCGGTGCTCGATGGTGAAGCAGAGGGCTTTGCCAAGGTCCATGTGGAGGCAGGAACGGATCGCATTTTGGGGGCCACGATTGTCGCGGCCCATGCCGGCGATTTGATCAATGAGTTCACACTTGCCATGAACGCCGGACTGGGCTTGAAGACCCTGGCGTCGACGATTCATCCCTATCCCACACAGGGCGAAGTCGTGAAGAGGGTGGCCAATGCCTGGCGCAAGACCACCTTCACCTCACGACAAAAGAACATCCTCAGTAAGTGGTTTTCGTGGACGAGAAAATAG
- a CDS encoding TVP38/TMEM64 family protein yields MKEIPCAVEHSGTCETARPTQPSHQGSLPSESSNEARFGKIIFAAAIGLAIGAFFWFDLDAYLTLDTVKANRDRLLAFTDEHHAAAVASFIVTYSLVTGLSLPGATILTLVGGFLFGSLWGTAFVNLGATGGATLAFLTARYLLRGWVEQKFGQKLGPIQEGFAKNAFSYLVTLRLVPLFPFFLVNLVSGLTRVRLGTYVIATALGIVPGSFVYAYAGRQLGTINSLKEIASPNVILAFTLLGLLALVPMLYRRFAGKPVEPANRTEAPFHP; encoded by the coding sequence ATGAAGGAAATACCCTGTGCCGTAGAACATTCGGGCACGTGCGAGACAGCACGTCCGACGCAACCATCTCATCAAGGTTCATTGCCCTCCGAATCGTCGAACGAGGCACGCTTCGGCAAAATTATCTTCGCCGCAGCGATCGGACTCGCCATCGGCGCATTCTTCTGGTTTGACCTGGATGCGTATCTCACGCTGGATACGGTGAAAGCGAACCGTGATCGGCTCCTGGCCTTCACTGACGAACATCACGCCGCCGCCGTGGCGAGCTTTATCGTCACCTACAGTCTGGTCACCGGCTTGTCGCTTCCAGGCGCCACGATATTGACCCTCGTCGGAGGCTTTCTCTTCGGGAGCCTGTGGGGCACAGCCTTCGTGAATCTCGGGGCGACCGGCGGAGCCACGCTCGCGTTTTTGACCGCTCGCTATCTCTTGCGCGGGTGGGTCGAGCAGAAGTTCGGCCAGAAGCTGGGTCCGATTCAAGAGGGGTTTGCAAAGAACGCCTTCAGCTACCTCGTGACGCTTCGACTTGTTCCGTTATTTCCATTTTTCTTGGTCAACTTGGTGTCGGGCCTGACGCGGGTCCGCCTCGGCACCTACGTGATCGCAACGGCTCTGGGCATTGTGCCGGGCAGCTTCGTCTATGCCTACGCCGGGCGGCAGCTGGGGACCATCAATTCGCTCAAAGAAATTGCGTCGCCCAATGTGATCCTGGCGTTCACCTTGCTGGGACTGCTTGCCCTGGTGCCGATGCTGTACCGACGATTCGCCGGCAAGCCGGTTGAACCGGCGAATCGTACAGAGGCTCCCTTTCACCCATGA
- a CDS encoding Crp/Fnr family transcriptional regulator, whose amino-acid sequence MSQPQTAPNKLWFLKHIRLFDGVSPSEMQEMEKITRMEEVKKRQPLYLPGDPSSNVYLLKKGRVKIANTAPNGKEVTFDILEPGEVFGELDVLDDAPRSTSAETLDDAVICVIPRKDFDQYLAMHPTVMFKLTKLIGLRLKKIQSRVEDLVFRDVPARLAHLLLELSKSDGVAENQGIRLKVKLTHQEMANLIGCSRETVSASMGQFRDDGLIEMDGRTITLVNEKGLTDLLG is encoded by the coding sequence ATGAGCCAACCACAAACCGCTCCCAACAAGCTCTGGTTCCTCAAGCACATACGATTGTTCGACGGGGTTTCTCCTTCCGAAATGCAAGAGATGGAGAAGATCACCCGCATGGAAGAGGTCAAGAAACGACAGCCGTTGTATCTTCCCGGCGATCCGAGCAGCAACGTGTATCTTCTTAAAAAGGGGCGTGTCAAGATTGCCAATACCGCGCCCAACGGGAAAGAAGTCACCTTCGACATCCTGGAGCCGGGAGAAGTCTTTGGTGAACTTGACGTATTAGACGACGCCCCCCGATCGACTTCGGCCGAAACGCTCGATGACGCAGTCATCTGTGTGATCCCGCGAAAAGATTTCGATCAATATTTGGCCATGCATCCCACCGTCATGTTCAAGCTGACCAAGCTTATCGGTCTGCGGCTCAAAAAAATCCAAAGCCGCGTCGAAGATCTCGTCTTTCGTGATGTGCCGGCCCGCCTGGCGCACTTGCTCCTGGAGTTGAGCAAAAGCGATGGCGTGGCTGAGAACCAGGGAATTCGTCTCAAAGTCAAGTTGACTCATCAGGAAATGGCCAACCTGATCGGCTGTAGCCGTGAGACCGTGAGTGCCAGTATGGGGCAGTTCCGGGACGATGGCCTGATAGAGATGGACGGCCGCACGATCACCCTCGTGAATGAAAAGGGGTTGACCGACCTCCTTGGCTGA
- a CDS encoding VacJ family lipoprotein: MIAGCSMARAVAHPGDATPISASSHVALEPQPTSPREGSPEAVGKTSDHDEFFDPFAASEGTTGVEYDPWEPFNVVMFELNHKIDRFVLKPVAQGYDIVMPDVAQIGVSNFFFSLRFVPRFMNNLFQGKVTGAGVEMGRFLINSTLGVGGFLDIATHMDLQTPEEDTGQTLGFYGVAPGPYLVLPLMPPFSLRDAFGYTVDVFLDPINWLVLPLIEVKGVPSVIAHKNRMTTSIAQIGRRVEEITNDRALNLEKFQGVEEATLDLYAAVRNAYLQKRAKAVRE, translated from the coding sequence ATGATCGCGGGATGCAGCATGGCCCGCGCCGTCGCTCATCCCGGAGACGCAACGCCCATCTCGGCGTCCTCACACGTGGCCTTGGAGCCTCAGCCGACCTCACCCCGTGAGGGATCCCCTGAGGCCGTAGGCAAGACGTCCGATCACGATGAGTTTTTCGATCCCTTCGCTGCATCGGAAGGAACGACGGGCGTGGAATACGACCCGTGGGAGCCGTTTAATGTCGTAATGTTCGAGCTTAACCACAAGATAGACCGGTTCGTACTGAAACCGGTCGCCCAAGGCTACGATATTGTCATGCCCGACGTGGCGCAAATCGGCGTCAGCAACTTTTTCTTCAGCCTGCGATTCGTGCCGCGCTTCATGAACAACCTCTTTCAAGGTAAGGTCACAGGGGCCGGCGTGGAGATGGGCCGATTCCTCATAAACTCGACGCTCGGCGTCGGAGGCTTCCTGGATATCGCCACGCACATGGATTTGCAGACGCCGGAAGAGGACACCGGCCAGACGCTCGGTTTCTATGGCGTCGCACCGGGTCCCTATCTGGTCCTTCCGCTTATGCCACCGTTCAGTCTCCGCGACGCGTTCGGATACACCGTGGACGTCTTCCTGGACCCTATCAACTGGCTGGTCTTGCCGCTCATTGAGGTCAAAGGAGTACCATCGGTCATCGCTCATAAGAATCGGATGACGACGTCCATTGCGCAGATTGGAAGGCGCGTTGAAGAAATCACGAACGACCGTGCTCTCAACCTGGAAAAATTCCAAGGCGTGGAAGAAGCGACGCTCGATCTCTATGCGGCGGTCCGTAACGCGTACTTGCAGAAGCGCGCGAAGGCGGTTCGAGAGTGA
- a CDS encoding DUF2934 domain-containing protein, whose amino-acid sequence MKIKTPGKESTRVTTPELPLSAQIREEIQQLAHQFYCQCGYEDGHDLEHWLKAERRVLEQYRGRLNRRG is encoded by the coding sequence ATGAAAATCAAGACGCCCGGTAAAGAGAGCACGCGAGTCACCACACCGGAGCTTCCGCTCTCAGCACAGATACGAGAGGAGATCCAGCAACTCGCCCATCAGTTCTACTGCCAGTGCGGCTATGAGGACGGCCACGATCTCGAGCACTGGCTGAAGGCGGAACGGAGAGTTCTCGAACAGTACCGGGGCCGACTCAACCGACGGGGATAG
- a CDS encoding TVP38/TMEM64 family protein — protein MRHRTAWFKLGVLLVLALGIYGTATALDLGEWLHPDRLAGWLREAGAFGPLLFMLLMAAAVVISPIPSLPLDLAAGAAFGVPLGTTYAVIGAEFGAVLSFLIGRFLGRAALTRILRTEIRFCERCSDRHLAIFVFLSRLLPVFSFDLVSYGAGLTTMSLRTFAVATLLGMIGPTVLLTYAGNHVVSGEWVLILLGGAMVALLLLLPKLVVRYPTARWVRLLRGDMPVLQASLATTVEGPCASCGRPLP, from the coding sequence ATGAGACACAGAACCGCCTGGTTCAAGCTTGGAGTGTTACTCGTTTTGGCGCTCGGAATTTATGGGACGGCGACGGCGCTGGATCTTGGAGAATGGCTCCATCCCGACCGGCTTGCAGGCTGGCTTCGCGAGGCAGGCGCCTTCGGGCCTCTGCTGTTCATGCTCCTCATGGCCGCGGCCGTCGTCATTAGCCCGATCCCCAGTTTGCCCTTGGACTTGGCGGCCGGCGCAGCGTTCGGCGTGCCACTTGGCACTACCTATGCCGTCATCGGCGCGGAATTCGGAGCCGTCCTCAGCTTTCTGATCGGTCGTTTTTTGGGGCGGGCGGCGCTCACGAGAATACTCAGGACGGAAATCAGATTCTGCGAACGCTGCTCCGATCGGCACTTGGCGATCTTTGTCTTTTTATCCCGACTTCTGCCGGTGTTTTCCTTCGACCTCGTCAGTTATGGAGCGGGACTCACCACGATGTCCCTTCGCACCTTCGCGGTGGCTACGTTGCTGGGGATGATCGGTCCCACCGTGCTGTTGACCTATGCCGGAAACCACGTGGTCTCAGGCGAATGGGTGTTGATCCTGCTTGGCGGCGCCATGGTGGCCTTGCTGCTCCTGCTTCCGAAATTGGTAGTCCGATACCCAACGGCGCGCTGGGTTCGGCTGCTACGCGGAGACATGCCTGTGCTTCAGGCTTCCCTCGCGACGACGGTTGAGGGCCCCTGCGCCTCATGTGGAAGACCGCTGCCGTAA